From Seriola aureovittata isolate HTS-2021-v1 ecotype China chromosome 20, ASM2101889v1, whole genome shotgun sequence, a single genomic window includes:
- the ccny gene encoding cyclin-Y isoform X3: protein MGNTTSCCVSSSPKHRRNNHSRLETYRPEPELSREDTGCNLQHISDRENIDDLPMEYNPSDHPRASTIFLSKSQTDVAVPNKRVREKRKSLYINHHHPGPVRRKYSSCSTIFLDDSTVSQPNLKYTIKCVSLAIYYHIKNRDVDGRMLLDIFDEKLHPLSKSEIPADYDKHDPEQKQIYRFVRTLFSAAQLTAECAIVTLVYLERLLTYAEIDICPANWKRIVLGAILLASKVWDDQAVWNVDYCQILKDITVEDMNELERQFLELLQFNINVPSSVYAKYYFDLRSLAEANNLSFPLEPLSRDKAQKLEAISRLCDDKYKDLRKLAKKRSVSADNLMVVRWCPAIIS, encoded by the exons ATGGGGAATACAACCTCCTGCTGCGTGTCGTCAAGCCCAAAACACCGGAGGAACAACCACTCTCGGCTGGAGACCTACCGGCCGGAGCCGGAGCTGAGTCGCGAGGACACGGGCTGCAATCTCCAGCACATCAGCGACAGAGAAAACATAGATG ATCTTCCCATGGAGTATAATCCCTCCGATCATCCCCGGGCCAGCACCATCTTCCTCAGCAAGTCACAAACTGATG ttgcCGTGCCCAACAAGAGAG TTCGAGAAAAACGGAAGAGCCTCTACATCAACCAT CATCATCCAGGCCCAGTGAGACGGAAGTACAGCTCATGTTCCACCATATTCCTTGACGACAGCACCGTCAGTCAGCCCAACCTCAAATACACCATCAAATG tGTATCCCTCGCAATATACTACCACATAAAGAACAG AGACGTCGACGGAAGAATGCTGTTAGACATTTTCGACGAGAAGCTGCATCCGCTGTCT AAGTCTGAGATTCCTGCTGATTATGACAAACACGACCCTGAGCAGAAGCAGATCTACCGCTTCGTCAGGACGCTGTTCAGCGCCGCGCAGCTCACCGCTGAGTGTGCAATCGTCACACTG GTGTATTTGGAGAGGCTCCTGACCTACGCCGAGATCGACATTTGTCCTGCCAACTGGAAGCGCATCGTGTTAGGAGCCATCCTCCTGGCATCCAAGGTGTGGGACGACCAGGCGGTCTGGAATGTGGACTACTGCCAAATTCTCAAGGATATCACTGTGGAGGACAT GAATGAGCTGGAGCGTCAGTTCCTGGAGCTGTTGCAGTTCAACATCAACGTGCCGTCCAGCGTCTACGCCAAGTATTACTTCGACTTGCGCTCCCTGGCTGAGGCCAACAACCTCAGTTTCCCCCTGGAACCTCTCAGCAGGGACAAGGCCCAGAAACTAGAG GCCATCTCACGGTTGTGTGACGACAAATACAAGGACTTGAGGAAACTAGCTAAGAAGCGGTCAGTGAGCGCAGATAACCTGATGGTGGTGCGGTGGTGTCCTGCCA
- the ccny gene encoding cyclin-Y isoform X2 translates to MGNTTSCCVSSSPKHRRNNHSRLETYRPEPELSREDTGCNLQHISDRENIDDLPMEYNPSDHPRASTIFLSKSQTDVREKRKSLYINHFTHISENKHHPGPVRRKYSSCSTIFLDDSTVSQPNLKYTIKCVSLAIYYHIKNRDVDGRMLLDIFDEKLHPLSKSEIPADYDKHDPEQKQIYRFVRTLFSAAQLTAECAIVTLVYLERLLTYAEIDICPANWKRIVLGAILLASKVWDDQAVWNVDYCQILKDITVEDMNELERQFLELLQFNINVPSSVYAKYYFDLRSLAEANNLSFPLEPLSRDKAQKLEAISRLCDDKYKDLRKLAKKRSVSADNLMVVRWCPAIIS, encoded by the exons ATGGGGAATACAACCTCCTGCTGCGTGTCGTCAAGCCCAAAACACCGGAGGAACAACCACTCTCGGCTGGAGACCTACCGGCCGGAGCCGGAGCTGAGTCGCGAGGACACGGGCTGCAATCTCCAGCACATCAGCGACAGAGAAAACATAGATG ATCTTCCCATGGAGTATAATCCCTCCGATCATCCCCGGGCCAGCACCATCTTCCTCAGCAAGTCACAAACTGATG TTCGAGAAAAACGGAAGAGCCTCTACATCAACCAT TTTACACACATTTCGGAGAACAAG CATCATCCAGGCCCAGTGAGACGGAAGTACAGCTCATGTTCCACCATATTCCTTGACGACAGCACCGTCAGTCAGCCCAACCTCAAATACACCATCAAATG tGTATCCCTCGCAATATACTACCACATAAAGAACAG AGACGTCGACGGAAGAATGCTGTTAGACATTTTCGACGAGAAGCTGCATCCGCTGTCT AAGTCTGAGATTCCTGCTGATTATGACAAACACGACCCTGAGCAGAAGCAGATCTACCGCTTCGTCAGGACGCTGTTCAGCGCCGCGCAGCTCACCGCTGAGTGTGCAATCGTCACACTG GTGTATTTGGAGAGGCTCCTGACCTACGCCGAGATCGACATTTGTCCTGCCAACTGGAAGCGCATCGTGTTAGGAGCCATCCTCCTGGCATCCAAGGTGTGGGACGACCAGGCGGTCTGGAATGTGGACTACTGCCAAATTCTCAAGGATATCACTGTGGAGGACAT GAATGAGCTGGAGCGTCAGTTCCTGGAGCTGTTGCAGTTCAACATCAACGTGCCGTCCAGCGTCTACGCCAAGTATTACTTCGACTTGCGCTCCCTGGCTGAGGCCAACAACCTCAGTTTCCCCCTGGAACCTCTCAGCAGGGACAAGGCCCAGAAACTAGAG GCCATCTCACGGTTGTGTGACGACAAATACAAGGACTTGAGGAAACTAGCTAAGAAGCGGTCAGTGAGCGCAGATAACCTGATGGTGGTGCGGTGGTGTCCTGCCA
- the ccny gene encoding cyclin-Y isoform X4: MGNTTSCCVSSSPKHRRNNHSRLETYRPEPELSREDTGCNLQHISDRENIDDLPMEYNPSDHPRASTIFLSKSQTDVREKRKSLYINHHHPGPVRRKYSSCSTIFLDDSTVSQPNLKYTIKCVSLAIYYHIKNRDVDGRMLLDIFDEKLHPLSKSEIPADYDKHDPEQKQIYRFVRTLFSAAQLTAECAIVTLVYLERLLTYAEIDICPANWKRIVLGAILLASKVWDDQAVWNVDYCQILKDITVEDMNELERQFLELLQFNINVPSSVYAKYYFDLRSLAEANNLSFPLEPLSRDKAQKLEAISRLCDDKYKDLRKLAKKRSVSADNLMVVRWCPAIIS, from the exons ATGGGGAATACAACCTCCTGCTGCGTGTCGTCAAGCCCAAAACACCGGAGGAACAACCACTCTCGGCTGGAGACCTACCGGCCGGAGCCGGAGCTGAGTCGCGAGGACACGGGCTGCAATCTCCAGCACATCAGCGACAGAGAAAACATAGATG ATCTTCCCATGGAGTATAATCCCTCCGATCATCCCCGGGCCAGCACCATCTTCCTCAGCAAGTCACAAACTGATG TTCGAGAAAAACGGAAGAGCCTCTACATCAACCAT CATCATCCAGGCCCAGTGAGACGGAAGTACAGCTCATGTTCCACCATATTCCTTGACGACAGCACCGTCAGTCAGCCCAACCTCAAATACACCATCAAATG tGTATCCCTCGCAATATACTACCACATAAAGAACAG AGACGTCGACGGAAGAATGCTGTTAGACATTTTCGACGAGAAGCTGCATCCGCTGTCT AAGTCTGAGATTCCTGCTGATTATGACAAACACGACCCTGAGCAGAAGCAGATCTACCGCTTCGTCAGGACGCTGTTCAGCGCCGCGCAGCTCACCGCTGAGTGTGCAATCGTCACACTG GTGTATTTGGAGAGGCTCCTGACCTACGCCGAGATCGACATTTGTCCTGCCAACTGGAAGCGCATCGTGTTAGGAGCCATCCTCCTGGCATCCAAGGTGTGGGACGACCAGGCGGTCTGGAATGTGGACTACTGCCAAATTCTCAAGGATATCACTGTGGAGGACAT GAATGAGCTGGAGCGTCAGTTCCTGGAGCTGTTGCAGTTCAACATCAACGTGCCGTCCAGCGTCTACGCCAAGTATTACTTCGACTTGCGCTCCCTGGCTGAGGCCAACAACCTCAGTTTCCCCCTGGAACCTCTCAGCAGGGACAAGGCCCAGAAACTAGAG GCCATCTCACGGTTGTGTGACGACAAATACAAGGACTTGAGGAAACTAGCTAAGAAGCGGTCAGTGAGCGCAGATAACCTGATGGTGGTGCGGTGGTGTCCTGCCA
- the ccny gene encoding cyclin-Y isoform X1, with protein sequence MGNTTSCCVSSSPKHRRNNHSRLETYRPEPELSREDTGCNLQHISDRENIDDLPMEYNPSDHPRASTIFLSKSQTDVAVPNKRVREKRKSLYINHFTHISENKHHPGPVRRKYSSCSTIFLDDSTVSQPNLKYTIKCVSLAIYYHIKNRDVDGRMLLDIFDEKLHPLSKSEIPADYDKHDPEQKQIYRFVRTLFSAAQLTAECAIVTLVYLERLLTYAEIDICPANWKRIVLGAILLASKVWDDQAVWNVDYCQILKDITVEDMNELERQFLELLQFNINVPSSVYAKYYFDLRSLAEANNLSFPLEPLSRDKAQKLEAISRLCDDKYKDLRKLAKKRSVSADNLMVVRWCPAIIS encoded by the exons ATGGGGAATACAACCTCCTGCTGCGTGTCGTCAAGCCCAAAACACCGGAGGAACAACCACTCTCGGCTGGAGACCTACCGGCCGGAGCCGGAGCTGAGTCGCGAGGACACGGGCTGCAATCTCCAGCACATCAGCGACAGAGAAAACATAGATG ATCTTCCCATGGAGTATAATCCCTCCGATCATCCCCGGGCCAGCACCATCTTCCTCAGCAAGTCACAAACTGATG ttgcCGTGCCCAACAAGAGAG TTCGAGAAAAACGGAAGAGCCTCTACATCAACCAT TTTACACACATTTCGGAGAACAAG CATCATCCAGGCCCAGTGAGACGGAAGTACAGCTCATGTTCCACCATATTCCTTGACGACAGCACCGTCAGTCAGCCCAACCTCAAATACACCATCAAATG tGTATCCCTCGCAATATACTACCACATAAAGAACAG AGACGTCGACGGAAGAATGCTGTTAGACATTTTCGACGAGAAGCTGCATCCGCTGTCT AAGTCTGAGATTCCTGCTGATTATGACAAACACGACCCTGAGCAGAAGCAGATCTACCGCTTCGTCAGGACGCTGTTCAGCGCCGCGCAGCTCACCGCTGAGTGTGCAATCGTCACACTG GTGTATTTGGAGAGGCTCCTGACCTACGCCGAGATCGACATTTGTCCTGCCAACTGGAAGCGCATCGTGTTAGGAGCCATCCTCCTGGCATCCAAGGTGTGGGACGACCAGGCGGTCTGGAATGTGGACTACTGCCAAATTCTCAAGGATATCACTGTGGAGGACAT GAATGAGCTGGAGCGTCAGTTCCTGGAGCTGTTGCAGTTCAACATCAACGTGCCGTCCAGCGTCTACGCCAAGTATTACTTCGACTTGCGCTCCCTGGCTGAGGCCAACAACCTCAGTTTCCCCCTGGAACCTCTCAGCAGGGACAAGGCCCAGAAACTAGAG GCCATCTCACGGTTGTGTGACGACAAATACAAGGACTTGAGGAAACTAGCTAAGAAGCGGTCAGTGAGCGCAGATAACCTGATGGTGGTGCGGTGGTGTCCTGCCA